A window from Mus caroli chromosome 2, CAROLI_EIJ_v1.1, whole genome shotgun sequence encodes these proteins:
- the LOC110288191 gene encoding olfactory receptor 4X2-like, with product MADIHNVTEFIFLGLSSNKEVEIVCFVIFLLLYMAIVLGNLLMVVTVVASRSLKSPMYFFLGYLSFVEICYSSTTAPKLILDLLSEKKSISVWGCMTQLFFMHFFGGAEIFLLTVMAYDRYVAICKPLHYTSIMNRNVCAVLVGTAWIGGFVHSFAQILLIFPLPFCGPNIIDHYFCDLLPLLKLACSDTFLIGLLIVANAGTLSVISFVVLLASYVVILFHLRTQSAEGRRKALSTCGSHVTVVILFFGPCVFIYLRPSDTLPVDKMIAVFYTVITPLLNPLIYSLRNAEVKKTMKSLWFRTMKVDEK from the coding sequence ATGGCTGACATACACAATGTGACTGAGTTCATTTTTCTGGGACTCTCTTCTAACAAAGAGGTGGAGATAGTTTGCTTTGTAATATTTCTGCTCTTGTACATGGCCATTGTGCTTGGGAATCTTCTCATGGTAGTCACTGTAGTAGCCAGCAGAAGTCTTAAAtcccccatgtacttctttcttGGCTACCTCTCCTTTGTGGAGATCTGCTACTCCTCCACAACAGCTCCTAAACTCATCTTGGATCTCCTATCTGAAAAGAAATCCATATCTGTATGGGGCTGCATGACACAGCTTTTCTTCATGCACTTCTTTGGTGGCGCTGAGATTTTCCTGCTCACagtgatggcctatgaccgctatgtggccatctgcaagcCCCTGCACTACACCAGCATTATGAACCGAAATGTGTGTGCAGTCCTCGTAGGAACAGCATGGATAGGAGGCTTCGTGCATTCCTTTGCCCAAATACTTCTCATCTTTCCTTTGCCCTTCTGTGGCCCCAATATCATCGATCATTATTTCTGTGACTTGCTTCCTTTGCTTAAACTTGCCTGCTCAGACACCTTCCTTATTGGCCTACTGATTGTTGCCAATGCGGGAACACTGTCTGTGATCAGCTTTGTGGTCCTTTTAGCATCCTATGTGGTCATCTTGTTCCATCTAAGAACTCAGAGTGCTGAAGGACGGCGCAAAGCTCTGTCCACCTGTGGATCCCATGTCACTGTGGTTATATTGTTCTTTGGTCCATGTGTCTTCATCTATTTGAGGCCTTCTGATACCCTACCTGTAGACAAGATGATAGCTGTGTTCTACACAGTGATAACTCCCCTGCTCAATCCTCTCATCTACTCCCTGAGAAATGCAGAAGTGAAGAAAACCATGAAGAGTCTATGGTTCAGGACAATGAAAGTAGATGAGAAATAG